One Aerosakkonema funiforme FACHB-1375 genomic region harbors:
- a CDS encoding sulfite exporter TauE/SafE family protein, whose product MLSLYLFFILGFIGSGHCVGMCGPLVVSYTLPRKNSWYSHVLYGLGRSTTYALLGFLAGSFGQIIQSLLGLRATLLILAGGVMIYMGLGQLNLLPRKLPSLQQYKWYQKSVGLLYESNTWYRTYPLGVLLGFIPCGLIAMALSLAITQPLAIATVGMFIFGLGTMPAMVGFGILIQRLKIPKLERYAAMVMVVLGCLTLWMGVYQLGWLPAPPQSALLGKLHPTSLPGTSDNQPDLHHHHHHH is encoded by the coding sequence ATGCTCAGCCTCTACCTATTTTTTATCCTCGGTTTTATTGGGAGCGGTCACTGTGTCGGGATGTGCGGCCCTTTGGTCGTAAGCTACACTTTGCCAAGAAAAAATAGTTGGTATTCTCACGTACTTTACGGTCTGGGTAGATCCACCACCTATGCCTTGCTGGGATTTTTAGCTGGTAGCTTCGGTCAAATTATCCAAAGCTTGTTAGGATTGCGGGCAACGCTGTTGATACTAGCTGGCGGGGTGATGATATACATGGGGTTAGGACAGCTGAACCTATTACCTAGAAAGCTGCCTTCCCTCCAGCAATACAAGTGGTACCAGAAAAGTGTTGGGCTTTTGTACGAAAGTAACACTTGGTACCGTACCTATCCATTAGGAGTGCTGTTGGGGTTTATTCCTTGCGGTTTGATCGCAATGGCTCTCAGTCTTGCCATTACCCAACCTCTAGCGATCGCTACTGTAGGAATGTTCATTTTTGGATTGGGTACAATGCCCGCTATGGTAGGCTTTGGTATCCTCATTCAACGACTCAAAATTCCCAAACTGGAACGCTATGCCGCAATGGTAATGGTAGTATTGGGCTGTCTGACCCTGTGGATGGGAGTATATCAATTAGGCTGGCTGCCTGCACCTCCTCAAAGCGCTTTATTGGGCAAATTGCATCCCACCAGCTTGCCAGGAACATCCGACAACCAACCAGATCTTCATCACCATCATCACCATCATTAA
- the map gene encoding type I methionyl aminopeptidase: MNILTNLLSQTVSSPSPKKRRGIEIKSPREIEIMREAAKIVATVLKEISQTIAPGMTTADLDAYAEKRIREMGATPSFKGYHGFPGSICSSINNEVVHGIPSPKKVIRTGDVVKIDTGAYYEGFHGDSCITIAVGEVTPAAAKLIRVAEEALYQGIAQVKAGNYLMDIAGAIQDCVEANGFKVVEDFTGHGVGRNLHEEPSVFNFRTREMPNVKLRAGMTLAIEPIVNAGSKFTRILADRWTAVTVDNSLSAQFEHTVLVTEDGYEILTDRDKV, translated from the coding sequence ATGAATATTCTCACCAATTTACTTTCGCAAACCGTTTCATCTCCCAGCCCGAAAAAACGTAGAGGAATTGAAATTAAGTCGCCAAGAGAAATTGAAATCATGCGAGAGGCGGCAAAAATTGTCGCCACAGTGCTAAAAGAAATCTCCCAAACGATCGCGCCTGGGATGACAACGGCAGATTTGGACGCCTACGCAGAAAAGCGAATTCGGGAAATGGGAGCTACACCGAGTTTCAAAGGATACCACGGATTTCCTGGCTCTATCTGCTCCAGTATTAATAACGAAGTAGTACACGGTATTCCCAGTCCGAAAAAAGTGATTCGCACGGGAGATGTTGTAAAAATAGATACGGGAGCTTACTACGAAGGATTTCACGGCGATTCTTGCATCACGATCGCAGTAGGTGAAGTAACGCCGGCAGCAGCTAAATTAATTCGAGTCGCGGAAGAAGCACTTTATCAAGGTATCGCGCAAGTCAAAGCCGGAAATTATTTGATGGATATTGCCGGTGCGATTCAGGATTGTGTAGAAGCAAACGGCTTCAAAGTAGTCGAAGATTTTACCGGACACGGGGTAGGTCGCAACTTGCACGAAGAACCCTCCGTGTTTAACTTCCGCACCCGCGAGATGCCGAATGTGAAGCTGCGTGCGGGAATGACATTGGCGATCGAACCAATTGTGAATGCAGGTTCTAAGTTTACGCGCATTCTAGCAGACAGGTGGACTGCGGTGACGGTAGATAACTCTCTGTCTGCCCAGTTTGAGCATACGGTACTGGTGACCGAAGACGGTTACGAGATTTTGACCGATCGGGACAAGGTTTGA